tccttgcttccaggCGCCATTTCCAAGGGAGCCCACACGGGCTGCCCATATCCCAGGAGCCAGCAGAGCAGGCAGGGCAGTGGggaagtgggggggtggggggctgatcCCAGTCCTCCTACTTGGATCTGGCTGGTCTGCTGTCGTAGCTCCTGAAGCTGGGTTTCCGCCTGGGCGGTGCGCTGCCGGGTAACCTCCAGTCTGGCTCTCAGTTGGCCCTGTGGTGCCCACCCAGAGAAAGAGCGGTAAGGGAGAGTCAGGGCAGACAGTGAGGCccacctcaccaccaccaccaccctccctgGGCCACCCAAGGCCATGCTGGCCAGCAGGCCTGCACACAGCACCAGCCTTGGAGGGGGAGACTCCCAGGGAGGCCTAGGTCTAGACGGGGCAGAAGCCTCAGGCTAAAGACCAGACTTCCACGTCTACTTCTTATTGGCCGAGCAACCCGGTGACGTTCCTATCCTCTCTGGACTTaaacccttcctcctccctccccagtagTTGGAAGCAATAATGCTCGTTTTGGAGGCCTGACGGGGAGGAGGGGATGACCCCCAAGTGCAACTGCCTGGCCAGTCCAATGCACAAGGGtccaagggggaggaggaggccttaGTTATACCCCGGATTCCCTTAAGGATGAAAACGTAGCCCAGGCCAGCCGTAAGCCACCCTCCTCCTCCGGGTCTCGGCCTCCTGCggagccagggttacaggtgtgaggacACCCAGCCACACAGCCTCACTGCCAACGTCTCCACCACCCAGTGCCCGGCCGACGCTGCCTCCAGGGCCGGAACTGGGCCCCGGATCGTTCTTCTGGCTCTTCACCCTTGGTCCTCAGCAGTCACTGCAGGGCGCTTGGGGGGTCCCCCCGGCCGGCCCCTGCTGACCCCCTTATCGCATTAGGTCTTGACTGGGGTACTGACTTTGAATTTGATTCCACACTTTCCCATTAGACCCGAGGCCGCGCGCCGGCCCCGTCCCCGTGGGACCCAGGGCGCATCGGGTCGCACGCACTCACACCTACTCTGTgaccgccccgcgccccccccccccgcccccgtcggGCTGTGCACTCGGAGGACCCGGGTGGGGGTGCCCGGGCTGGGCTGGCGGACCCCGCAGTCGCCCAGGGAAGCCGGGCCCGCGGCGGTCACGGTCACCTCGCGCTGGCGGCGCTCCTCGTGCAGCAGCACCGGCTCGTGGAGGCGACACTCGCGCACGGCGCAGGCGCAGCACGCGCAGCGGTCCTCGGTGCGGCAGACGAGCTCGAGCGGGCAGCGcgcgggggcgtggcctgcggcgggggcggggcctgcggcgggGGCGCgctcggcgggggcggggccggggcccgcggGCCGCGGGCCGCGCAGCAGCTCCATCACCTGGCTGAGCGCCACGTTGCGGCGCGGCGGCGCGGCGCCGGCCGGGCAGGGCTCGCGGCACTCGGGGCAGGCCTGCTCGCAGCGGCGCCACGAGTCCCGGATGCAGTCCCCGCAGAAGTTGTGGCCGCAGGGCAGCGTCACCGGGTCCCGGTAGAGCCCCAGGCAGATGGCGCAGCAGAGCTTCTCGGTCAGCTGCTCCGCGTCCACGGCCTCCATGGCCCGGCCGACGGCGGAAGGGAggcccagccgccgccgccgccgccgcccgggggaGGAGCGCGGCCCGGGCCGGGAAGCCGGGTGgagcgccgggggcggggggcgccgccCCGGGGAGGAGCGCGGCCCGGACCTGCGAAGTCCAATGCGGAACCGCGGGGGCGGGCGCAGCCCGGTCGCGGCTCGGGGCGCCCCGCTCACCCCGGCCGGCCGGAACCCTGGGCGCCGCTCTCCTAGGCCCGTTCAGGCACCTGTGCCCGGCTTCCGGGACCGTTGGGGACCGGGCCCAGCCTTCGAAGACGGAGGCCCGCGGCTCCCAGAGCATCCCCGGAAGCAAGTGTGGAGCCCGGCGCTGTGGCCCAGGATCGCggcttgaagccagttggggcggGAGCATTGCTTAGActcttctatctccagttaaccaaaaaaaagctggaagtggagctgtggctcaagaggtcgagcaccagctttgagccccaaactcagggacagcacccaggccaagctggggggggggggacacataCCAAATAACCCAGTGGGAGGGCCTGGCCAGGAGCCCTAGAACACAGCCAGGGAGCCAGGGCTCAGTAAACGCTCCCGCTTCCCCAGGGCGCTGGGCGGCTCTTCTTCCCAGagttgggggggggtcaggcaCTTGCCGCAGCAGGGGTGCCGCGGGGCTCCTTTCCCTGGGCTCTGCGTAACTTTGGatgtagtgtttttgtttttccccaaaaCCTTTTAGTGGGCACCAAGCCAAACCCTAGCAGCCCCACTGTGAGGGCCGAGGGCCTGGCCTCTGGTGCCAAGTTGGTCTCAGAGCAGACTGGTAAGGAGGGACACCTCGCAGCTGAGCACACACCTGGCCACACCCACCAAGGCGAATCCAAGCCCacctgttttggttttttaatttttgtgatgacctggtacttgaactcagggcctcaaattcttgctcaaagctggcactctaccacttaagccacatctcgtTTTGCTAATCAGATAAAAGCCTCTCaattttgtctgcttgggctggctctgaactgtgatcctcaggtctcggcttcctgaacagctaggattaaggcGCGTCCTACAGTGCACAGCAAGGCCTGGCTGGGAGATTTCACTGCGGTGACACAGGCAGTCCGGCGGAGATGGGCCCACTGTGGCCTTTTCCTCTCCACTCAGTAgttgggggaaggtggggggagtgCCCACCAGGCAGAGGGCCAATGTTCAGGGCTGGCAGATCTTTCCTGGAGCTTATGGGATTGGCCAAATCTCACAGTTTGCCCCTCCATGGGTGTGCTCCCCATGGAGCCAGCGCCGCTGgcgggggtgggatgggggggtgtCTAGCAGGACTCGGGCCAGCAGCAGCAGATAGAAATCTTTATTCGCTCCACCTGTGTCTCTCTGCCATCCACAGAGGGCCGGCTTCAGGACAGACCTCCGAGCTGGCCCCAGGCTCCTTCCCAGCAGGCCCAGGGCAGCGGGCTCGCCCCACGGGGCGCACTCAGTAGATGCCGTAGGTAGGCTCGTGGCTGTCCCGGTAGCGGTCCAGGTAGCGCAGGGGCTGCCGGTGGGGGAAGCGCTTCTGCTTGGGGTGGTAGGGGGGTGGCCGCACAAACTCAAAGATGGGCTCCCGCATGTCTGTGGAAAGGCAAAGGGCCTTGGGTCACTCCTGCCAGCCCGAGCCCCCATCCCCTGCCTGTGAGGCGGAGGCCTGGCCAGGACTGCCCACCCTCGGCAGCGGTCTGTGTGCTCGGCCCTGCTGTCCCAGTCTCCTGCTATCCTTACCCAGAAGCTGGTGGAAGGTGCTGGTGACTGAGTCATCCCAGCAGCACTGGAAGAAGGCCAGGCCGGCTGGAGTCATGGCTTCCTGGTGTTTCTTGTAGAAATCAAAAGTGCGGAAGGTCCGCTGACTCAGCTGATAGCTAGGAGAAGCCAGGAAACATGAGGGGGGGTGGGGCCAGGAAACACGAGGGAGCACCCACCCTTTCCACCCCCACAAGCAATCCTGGGAAGCCTGAGGCGGGCCTCATGTACAGTTCTGCTGTCAGCCTCAGGGGGGAAAGAacaggagccccccacccccaccccgagaaGCTGGCCTGAGAGGCTCGGGCCCAGGTGGGGGGCGCGGATTACCATGGTGAGGGGCGGGTGTCCTCTGAGAAGTCGATGGGCTTGTCCTGCTTGAAGAGCAGGAAGGCAAGGCGGTGGAAGCCTGAGCCTTGGGCAGGGAAGGGGGGTAGGTAGGGACACGTCTCCTGTCCCTCGGCCACCCTGTTGTCTGGGATGTTGGtcctggaaggaaggaaatgcccATTCGCTGCTGCTTCCGTGACATGGCAggagaccctcccccccccccccccgcaactgtGTGTACCTTAGAGACTCAAATCAGCCCCTGAGGGCACAGACCCTGGGCAATCGCTAGCATGCTTGGACACCGTGTGGACATACCAAGAgaggagaggctcagagacaggagAAGAGTGAGGACAAGGCTGAGCACCCCGTTTATGAGGTGCAACTGGAAATCCACCTCCCTCTGCCTGTCCCCCTTGCCCCCAGCTGCTTCTCCCCATTTCTAGGTCTCTGgtgtcttgcccaggctggcactggGGTAGCCACTGTACCTGCCTAGATAGGTAAATAACTGCAGCTGGCTCTCAGTTATGCATTAGTGTCAAGTGTCCCTGCCTGACCTTTGCTCCTAGCCTGGTGCTCCAAGCCAAAGGGCACTGAGAAGACAAAGGGCAGCTGGCTGGCTGAGCTGGGGAAAGAACGCCAGAGTCCCCACGCACTCAGAGACGTCCCAGATGCCGGAGACCTCTGTCGGTCCTCCACCTCTCTGTCATGACAGGTGGCCTGGGCAGTAATGAGCTGGTATCACCCCAGCCTCACAGGCCAGGAACCAGGTCAGAGGGATGAAGAGGCTCGTGGGGACTGGCAAAGACCCATGGCGCCAccagggggcagaggggaggtTAGTGCGGCAGTCTTTTTTTGAAGCTTCTAGGGCCTCTGCATCCTGCCCCGCGTCCCAGCAGATACTCACACCAGCCAATGGACGTACTCAGCATCGGGCTCCAGCAGGTGTCCATCTGCACAGAAACACAAGCCACTagtgccggccccgcccctcaggggagggagggaagaggaggaggaccggTGAGATCTGGATGCCTACCTAAGTTGGTGAGCAACAATGTCCACATGGACCCTGGGCCTGCCTCGTAGGTCACCTCTGGTGCCTGGGCAGCCTGTGGGAAGCAGAAGTTCCTCCTGAGGGCTTGTGGCTGAAAGGGCCCCAGGGAGGCAAGCACCCACTCTGCTCCAAACAGGGGCCCAGAGAGCTCCTCAGAGAGGCTCAGAGGCAGAGACCCGGCCCAAGATTGGAACCACAAAAGCACGTGTGCCAAGCAACAGGGACCGGGAAGGCTGTACAAAGCCTGAGTGGCCAgccggagctggtggctcacgcctgtgaccctagctactcaggaggctgagatctgaggatcgcagttcaaagccagcctgggcaggaaaatccgtgagattcttatctccaattaaccatcaggagactggaagtggcactgtggctcaagtggtagagcagtagcctcagcaaaaagctcaggggcagcgctcaggctgagtttaagccccatgaccaccgaaaaagagaaaaagccaccAGCCCATCCCAGGAACACGCACAGAGGGGACGCTGTTTAGTCTTAGCAACCAACATGGTATATTGTTCCCCAGGgaagccagatccccagccccggagCTGTTCACGACATGTCCACGTGTGGCCGCGCAGGAGACGGCAGCCACAGGTACCTCAGTCGGGGTCACTTCATTGCCGTGGTACACAGGCACCAGGTCTTCCTCGCCCACAGCGTACGCCACGCGCAGGGGGACCCAGGGCACGAAGGTGGCGCCGTGGAATAGGTCTCGGTACAGGCCATAATACTCAGCCAGCCGCTGCTTGTGGTGGGGGCCACACGTCTTCTCCCACTCGGCCCGCACGGACTCCAGCGGGATCCTggctgggaagggaggaggccGTTGGGACGAGGCCTGGAGGAGGGCAGGACGCAGAGGGCCCCGCCCCTGCCGGGCTTACCGGTTTGGAGGCGGGCAGCCCGCTCCTCTTCTACATTAGCCCGAAGCTCGCGCCGCATCCGTTTCCGGTCAAGGAGCTGTTGGGTCCTGCAGACCTTGGGTGGAGGCAGCCCGATGTCAATTTTGTCTTTGGGATCTGGAGAGGGAAGACATCTTGGAGAAAGCAGCTTCAACCTCTTGGTAAAGCCGCCGGTCCCTACCTTGTCCTTCACTGCTGCTCCAGGCCCTGACTCACAAAACGAAAATACACCGTTTTCAGTCTGCTTCCATTCCTTGAACAGGGCCATTATGAAGCAAATCAGAAGACAAGgctgggttgttggttttttttttttttttctggtccctgCCTTCTCTAAGTCATAGAACCAGAGGCAAATGCCATCCTAATTGTGGGTGGGATCATCTTCAAAGTGATTTGCAGTTTGCATGGATACCCTTGGGTCTTGGATAGACTTACATGCCCCTCAAACGTTAATGGTTTAAGTTCAGAATCTGATCGTGCAGTTTAGAGCAGGACTGGAGAGCTGTGTTTCTGCTGCCCAGCTTTGggtagctgattttttttttttttttttggccagttctaggcagtgaactcagggcctgagcactgtccctggcttctttttgctcaaagcgagcactctaccacttgagccacagcgccacttctggccgttttctatatatgtggtgctggggaatcgaacctagggtttcatgtatatgaggcaagcactcttgccactaggccatattcccagcccctgggtaacTGATTTTTGTTGCTGGTCTGGAATCAGCCTTGAGGAGGGAGGCCTGAGAACTTCTAACACCTCTGTCCACTTATACTATACACGTGTGCTGAGCCCCCATCAGAGATGGTGTCAGTCCAGGAATTTCAATGGGCTGTACCCTTTATTCCTCACAGTAGTTAGTGGGAGACAATGATTTTCATCCTGTAGGAAAGCTTAAGGAGAGTGTCACCCCTAAAGCTGAGCTAAGGTTTACAACAGACTATTAATACTCTATTTAGTTTGTGTCCTTAAATTCTGTAAAAACTGCCTTtattagctgggcgctggtggctcacacctgtaatcctagctactcaggaggctgagatctgaccggaaagtccgtgaaactcatCTTCATTGAACCActgggaaaccagaagtggtgctgtggatcaaggtggtagagtgctagccttgaacaaaacgctcagggacagagcccaggccctgagttcaagccccacgattgaccaaaacaaacaaaaccaaaaactaaactaaactgcTTCTGTGAGCCAGGGAGGGATGAGGGATTGAgtttgatttaaagaaaaaaaaaaactcagcatcCACAAAACCCATCTCTATGCATGCTTTCAAAAAGGATGTACACACTTAAATTCCTTAAAGGCTAGGTCTCTGAGCTACCCTGCCCCaaactgtgccaggcactgtataGGTGCACGGATCCAAAGATGGGTAAGAGACAGGATCTGTCTGAAGATGGGGGTGGAAAAAGACAGGGCACAGGGTATTTAGGGTACCGCCATAGCCAGGGCTCCATACAGAGTATTTTAGGGGCAGAAAGGGTCAGTCAATAAACGACGTTATACTTCTAAAGTACATACTTCAGAAgctgtaaccccccccccccacataaggcttgaactcaagactcgcTCTCATTCTCTGCTGGCTCGTTCGCCCCTTGAGTCTCCTCcagagctctacctctggctcgtggctggttaactggagctggagtctgatgggcttttctgcccaggctggctgagaaTACGCTTTCCTTCCTTCTAACCCCCACGTAACCTTCTGAGTGCCGGGCTAATGGTCCGGAGACACCGGCACCGGGCAAGACGGGAAGCCGGTCATTATTTGCTGTTGTCGTATGggcggtactggggtttgaactggcgCCCGCCGCGTGGACCACGCCTCGGCCCCTGCAAACGCCGACAGGAAAGCTGGGTGCACACCGGGGTGCGGGCGGCGCTCccacccccgggccccgggccccgcgtccgcgccccgcgcccccacgCACTCGTCTCCTCCACGAAGTACTCCCGGTAGGTGCGCCACCAGTGCGGGGCCCGCGCCTCCTGCTCCGCCCGGCGCCGGTAGCGGTCGAAGCTGCGGTACTTCTCCAGCCGGTCCAGGTCGCTCACGTCGATGTCCTCGTTGGGCATGGGCCCCAGCGGGGCGCTGCGGCGGCGCAGGGCGGCTGCGGGCAGAGAAGGGGCGTCACGCCGGCCGGCCCGGGCCTCGGGACACGGGACGCCGAGAGCTCCTCAACCCCAGACCCCCTCACCCGAGGTGCTGAAGCCCCGCCACGCCCGGCTCCCGTACAGCACCGCACGACACAAGGGCGCCGCCATCTTCCCCCGGGTCGCCAAAGACGCCGCCCAGGACCCAGGCCGAGAGCTGGCCGCTGCAGTGCCTGAACGCCGCGCggagcctggccccgccccgcgggcggAAGCCACGCCCCGTATGGAGCCAGGGCCCGTCCCACGGACGGAAGCCAGGCCCCTATGGAGaccgggccccgcccccacggAGGAAGCCACGCCCCCTtgagccaggccccgccccacggaCGGAAGCCAGGCCCCGATGGAGGCAGGGCCCCGCCCCGCGGACGGAAGCTACGCCCCCTATGGAGCCAGGGTCCCGCCCCACGGACGGAAGCCACTCCCCCTATGGAGAGGCCCCCGCCCCGCGGACTGAAGCCACGCACCTATGGAGCCaggccccacccccccgccccacggacggaagccaggccccgccccgcggacGGAAGCCACGCCCCCATGGGCCAGGCCCCCGCCCTTCGAAGACTCCTTCCGGAGATCCGAGCGCCGTCCTCCAGGGCGCGCTGGTTGCGAACCGCCGCCAGGGGGCAGCACACCCAGCGCGCCCCGAGCGGTGATGAGGTCTGGTTTGTTTTCCCAGGGAATCCACTGGCGCCTGTGGAATCTGAACCTAGAGGCCTGCGTTTCCAGGTTGTGATCTCTCATCACCTTTGTAATTGCCGCACTTGGGAAACCAAAGCAAGTAGTAATAGTGCCTGCCTTCTAGGTGTGTTAGGAGGAGGATCTGCTCACTTGGAAGGCAGAGTTACACACTCCTGATCCTCTCCCCGTCCGTTACCTGCACACAGCACGAAAGTAAAGGCACACGTGGACCTCGTGTCGgccagggctcccccccccccaacacacacacttccttctaCCTTGCTCCCCTCCAGGCTACCACACACGGACACGGTTATCATTggcctgttattattattttgctgatcctggggctcaTATTCTGGGCTtgcgcgctgtccctgagattctttgtgctcaaggctagcgctctaccacttgagccacagcgccacttccagctttttctgtaattaattggagataagaatcttagggaggactgggcatatggcctagtggtagagtgctcgcctcgtatgcatgaagccctgggttcgattactcagcatcacatatacagaaaaagccagaagtagcgctgtggcccaagtggcagagtgctagccttgagcaaaaggaagccagggacagtgctcaggccctgagtccaagccccaggactggcaaaaaaaaaaaaagaaagaaaaaaaaaaggtcccagGGGCTTTCCttcacaggctagctttgaaccaccaccctcagatctcagcctcctaagttgctacgATTATAGATATGAAGCACCAGCATCTGggtggcttatttattttttgtacaaTTAAATATGTGTTTACAACATGGCCTCCcatgccattttcccatttctttttctcagtcCTCTACTGCAGGCCTCtaaggaccccccaccccccacccctctacAGCTGGAGGCGCAGGACCTTTGTGGAGACACTGAGGTTTGTTGCTCAACTAGGCAACTTGTCCTCCTGTTTTCATTCCCAGTTCAAGCATCCCCGAGTATCAGCTGTTTGAGAGGCTAGCATGGACTCCCACGTGGATCATATGGAAGCAAATGATCCACGTGGGTGGCTCCATTTGATTTTCCCCTTGCTGTGATAGagtccatgctggcctcaaactcactctGCAGCCCCGCTGCCTGGAAGGCAGTTCCTCCTACCCAGCCTCGGGAGGGCCGGGATTAC
This sequence is a window from Perognathus longimembris pacificus isolate PPM17 chromosome 17, ASM2315922v1, whole genome shotgun sequence. Protein-coding genes within it:
- the Mrpl38 gene encoding 39S ribosomal protein L38, mitochondrial; translation: MAAPLCRAVLYGSRAWRGFSTSAALRRRSAPLGPMPNEDIDVSDLDRLEKYRSFDRYRRRAEQEARAPHWWRTYREYFVEETNPKDKIDIGLPPPKVCRTQQLLDRKRMRRELRANVEEERAARLQTARIPLESVRAEWEKTCGPHHKQRLAEYYGLYRDLFHGATFVPWVPLRVAYAVGEEDLVPVYHGNEVTPTEAAQAPEVTYEAGPGSMWTLLLTNLDGHLLEPDAEYVHWLVTNIPDNRVAEGQETCPYLPPFPAQGSGFHRLAFLLFKQDKPIDFSEDTRPSPCYQLSQRTFRTFDFYKKHQEAMTPAGLAFFQCCWDDSVTSTFHQLLDMREPIFEFVRPPPYHPKQKRFPHRQPLRYLDRYRDSHEPTYGIY